In Gymnogyps californianus isolate 813 chromosome 1, ASM1813914v2, whole genome shotgun sequence, the following are encoded in one genomic region:
- the MRPL51 gene encoding 39S ribosomal protein L51, mitochondrial produces MAALVRAAGRALLGRAAPLLRAERSISGGGGARWGPVRPGLPVPLSSPLAGLTRAFRIKEPPKRKQVDRWTEKRALFGVYDNVGILGGFQIHPKDLIVGPKWLRGWRGNELQRCIRKKQVVGDRMFVEDYHKLNKRIRYLYRRFNRTGKHR; encoded by the exons ATGGCAGCGCTGGTGCGGGCGGCGGGACGAGCCCTGCTGGGCCGGGCCGCGCCCCTGCTCCGGGCCGAGCGGAGCATTAGCGGTGGCGGCGGGGCGCGCTGGGGGCCCGTGCGGCCCGGCCTCCCCGTGCCCCTCTCCTCGCCCCTGGCAGGGCTCACCCGGGCCTTCCGCATCAAGGAGCCCCCGAAGCGCAAGCAGGTGGATCGGTGGACGGAAAAACGGGCCTTGTTCGGGGTCTACGACAACGTGGGGATCCTGG GCGGCTTCCAGATCCACCCGAAGGACCTCATCGTGGGGCCCAAGTGGCTGCGAGGCTGGCGGGGGAATGAGCTGCAGAGGTGCATCCGCAAGAAGCAGGTGGTGGGAGATCGGATGTTTGTAGAGGACTACCACAAACTCAACAAGAGGATCCGGTACTTGTACAGGCGCTTCAATCGCACCGGGAAGCACCGCTAG
- the VAMP1 gene encoding vesicle-associated membrane protein 1 translates to MGVNQSPLALLTTPSAVQRDFLFRSDPAQQPAPGAPEGGAPGGGPPGPAPNQSSNRRVQQTQAQVKEVVDIMCVNVNKVLERDQKLSELDDRADALQAGASQFESSAAKLKRKYWWKNCKMMIMMGVICAIVVVVIVITEGIGGGHRCRNGKCCLPGQVNL, encoded by the exons ATGGGTGTGAACCAGTCGCCTCTCGCCCTACTCACCACACCAAGTGCTGTACAGAGGGACTTCTTGTTCCG GTCTGACCCAGCTCAGCAACCTGCTCCCGGGGCCCCCGAAGGGGGAGCCCCTGGTGGGGGTCCCCCTGGGCCAGCCCCCAATCAGAGCAGTAACCGTCGGGTGCAGCAGACGCAGGCCCAAGTGAAGGAG gtgGTTGATATAATGTGTGTAAATGTAAACAAGGTGCTGGAACGAGACCAGAAACTGTCAGAGCTAGATGACCGGGCAGATGCACTTCAGGCCGGTGCCTCACAATTTGAGAGTAGTGCAGCAAAACTCAAAAGGAAGTACTGGTGGAAGAACTGCAAG ATGATGATCATGATGGGAGTGATTTGTGCCATTGTGGTGGTGGTGATTGTAA TAACAGAAGGAATTGGGGGTGGCCATCGTTGTAGAAACGGGAAATGCTGTCTGCCAGGTCAGGTAAACCT ATGA